Proteins co-encoded in one Hypanus sabinus isolate sHypSab1 chromosome 6, sHypSab1.hap1, whole genome shotgun sequence genomic window:
- the c6h8orf82 gene encoding UPF0598 protein C8orf82 homolog, which yields MALLGKVGGRALRPALCRWASYRQGQSPEPRIREYFYYIDHQGQLFLDDTKVKNFITCFKDKEFLIFFFKQLRKNVTGRYQEFPYLSLCGRERNFIRCEDLPIVFTHLVGGEGPEGELLSYCGGGDKLAVRFEPERLFMPVNGRVYHPAPERAGSVGLVKSSLAFELSGHFEYASGSPESGPPSHFQWNGRRHTLTNELAAYVQIEKPT from the exons ATGGCGCTGCTGGGGAAGGTGGGCGGCCGCGCATTGCGGCCCGCTCTGTGTCGGTGGGCGAGTTACCGCCAGGGCCAGAGCCCGGAACCCCGCATCCGCGAATACTTCTACTACATTGACCACCAGGGCCAG CTCTTTCTCGATGACACGAAGGTGAAGAATTTCATCACCTGCTTTAAAG ATAAAGAGtttctgatttttttcttcaAGCAACTCAGGAAGAACGTCACGGGACGCTACCAGGAGTTCCCGTACCTCTCTCTCTGTGGGAGGGAGCGGAATTTCATTCGCTGTGAGGATCTGCCGATTGTCTTCACCCACCTGGTCGGAGGCGAGGGTCCAGAGGGGGAGCTCCTGTCCTACTGTGGCGGGGGTGACAAGTTGGCGGTGAGGTTTGAACCTGAGAGGTTGTTCATGCCGGTGAATGGGAGAGTGTACCATCCAGCCCCAGAGAGGGCAGGCAGCGTGGGGCTGGTCAAGTCTTCTCTGGCCTTTGAGCTCAGTGGCCATTTTGAGTATGCCAGCGGCAGCCCTGAGAGTGGACCACCATCCCATTTCCAATGGAACGGGCGGCGACACACGTTGACCAATGAACTGGCTGCCTACGTTCAGATCGAAAAACCCACTTAG